A portion of the Blautia hansenii DSM 20583 genome contains these proteins:
- the kdpC gene encoding potassium-transporting ATPase subunit KdpC: MKNFGRYLKRALAVTLVLLVLCGVVYPLLLTAAGQAIFPKQANGSIVKVNGKAAGSEIVGQEFEGDQYFHGRISSVNYNTYTKEEKESGEYEGVSSGSFNYAPSSKDLEKRVEEDVKAFKERYKEVTGEEFKGEIPADMLTASGSGLDPHISPEAAKVQLPIVAAASGLSEEEVQNIVDNNTEKKVFGIFGEEEVNVLECNIDIAEAMGE; this comes from the coding sequence ATGAAGAATTTTGGAAGATATTTAAAAAGAGCATTGGCAGTTACTCTTGTACTGCTGGTTTTATGCGGAGTTGTCTATCCCCTGCTTTTAACAGCAGCGGGACAGGCTATTTTTCCTAAACAGGCAAATGGAAGTATTGTCAAAGTAAATGGTAAGGCGGCAGGTTCAGAAATCGTAGGGCAGGAGTTTGAAGGTGACCAATATTTTCACGGAAGAATTTCCTCTGTAAATTATAATACCTATACAAAAGAAGAAAAAGAAAGTGGAGAATATGAAGGAGTTTCATCAGGAAGCTTTAATTATGCTCCAAGCAGCAAAGACCTTGAGAAACGTGTAGAGGAAGATGTAAAAGCTTTCAAGGAACGTTATAAAGAAGTAACAGGCGAAGAATTTAAAGGAGAGATACCGGCAGATATGCTGACTGCTTCAGGCTCCGGCTTGGATCCACATATTAGTCCGGAGGCTGCTAAGGTACAGCTCCCTATTGTTGCGGCAGCAAGTGGACTCTCTGAAGAAGAAGTTCAGAATATCGTAGATAATAATACAGAAAAAAAGGTATTCGGCATCTTCGGTGAAGAAGAAGTAAATGTATTAGAATGTAATATTGATATTGCAGAAGCAATGGGTGAATAA
- the kdpB gene encoding potassium-transporting ATPase subunit KdpB, translated as MGKQDKKTKFITKDILKSSVIGAFKKLSPRYMIKNPVMFVVEVGFFITLVMTFFPTIFGDDSGLRVYNGIVSVILFVTILFANFAESVAEGRGKAQADSLKKTKKDTVANLVLKDGTEKVVNASELKKGDIVMVRMNEVIPNDGEVIEGVASVDESAITGESAPVTREAGGDFSSVTGGTTVVSDWLKIRITSEPGKSFLDKMISLVEGASRQKTPNEIALNTLLVSLTIIFLIVVVTLYCFSDYAGAKIPMATMIALLVCLIPTTIGGLLSAIGIAGMDRVTRFNVIAMSGKAVEACGDVDTMILDKTGTITFGNRLAADFRPVKGKKKEDLIDYSVMTSLCDATPEGKSVVELARTLGTNIKEDAKDQMEFVEFTAQTKMSGVNLKDGTQIRKGASEAIKAYVQENNGVIPEDLDSIVTEISSLGGTPLVVCAGYVIYGVIYLKDTVKPGLVERFERLREIGIKTIMCTGDNPLTAATIAKEAGVDGFIAECKPEDKIEAIKKEQAEGKIVAMTGDGTNDAPALAQADVGLAMNSGTTAAKEAANMVDLDSDPTKVLEVVEIGKQLLITRGSLTTFSIANDVAKYFAIIPAMFTLVIPQMNILNIMSLSTPFSAILSALIFNAIIIPCLIPIAMRGVKYKPMRSEKMLLKNMSIYGLGGVIVPFIGIKLIDILVTPLLALLGL; from the coding sequence ATGGGAAAACAAGATAAGAAGACAAAATTTATTACAAAGGATATATTGAAAAGCTCTGTTATAGGAGCTTTCAAGAAACTGAGTCCCAGATATATGATAAAAAATCCCGTTATGTTTGTAGTAGAAGTTGGATTTTTCATTACGCTTGTAATGACCTTCTTCCCAACCATTTTCGGAGATGACAGTGGTCTGAGAGTTTACAATGGTATTGTATCAGTAATTCTTTTTGTGACAATTTTATTTGCAAACTTTGCAGAGTCTGTGGCAGAAGGAAGAGGAAAAGCTCAGGCAGACTCCTTAAAGAAAACAAAAAAAGATACTGTTGCAAATTTGGTACTGAAAGATGGAACAGAAAAGGTTGTAAATGCTTCTGAACTGAAAAAGGGAGACATCGTTATGGTAAGAATGAACGAAGTTATTCCTAATGACGGTGAAGTAATCGAAGGTGTTGCATCCGTAGATGAGTCTGCCATTACAGGAGAAAGTGCTCCTGTTACAAGAGAGGCAGGCGGCGACTTCTCCTCTGTTACAGGTGGTACAACAGTAGTGAGCGACTGGTTGAAAATCAGAATTACTTCAGAACCGGGAAAATCATTTCTGGATAAAATGATTTCTTTGGTAGAGGGTGCTTCCAGACAGAAAACACCAAATGAAATAGCGCTGAATACTTTGTTGGTAAGTTTGACAATCATTTTCCTTATTGTAGTTGTTACATTATATTGCTTTTCTGATTATGCAGGGGCAAAAATTCCAATGGCAACCATGATTGCTTTGCTGGTGTGTCTCATTCCAACGACAATCGGTGGTTTGTTATCTGCAATCGGTATTGCCGGTATGGACAGAGTAACAAGATTTAACGTAATTGCAATGTCAGGAAAAGCAGTAGAAGCATGCGGCGATGTAGATACTATGATTTTAGACAAAACAGGTACAATCACTTTCGGTAATCGTCTGGCAGCAGATTTTCGTCCTGTAAAAGGTAAAAAGAAAGAGGATTTAATTGATTACAGTGTTATGACTTCTCTGTGTGATGCCACACCGGAAGGAAAATCTGTTGTGGAGCTGGCAAGAACTTTGGGTACAAATATTAAAGAAGATGCCAAAGACCAGATGGAATTTGTAGAATTTACTGCACAGACAAAAATGAGCGGAGTAAATCTAAAAGACGGTACACAGATAAGAAAAGGCGCCAGTGAGGCCATTAAAGCTTATGTGCAGGAAAACAACGGTGTTATTCCGGAAGATTTAGACAGTATTGTAACAGAAATATCAAGCTTAGGAGGAACACCCTTGGTTGTATGCGCCGGATATGTGATTTATGGTGTTATTTATCTGAAGGATACGGTAAAACCGGGATTGGTAGAACGATTTGAACGTCTGCGTGAAATCGGGATTAAAACAATTATGTGTACCGGTGATAACCCGCTTACAGCAGCAACGATTGCTAAGGAAGCAGGTGTAGACGGATTTATTGCAGAATGTAAACCGGAAGATAAAATCGAAGCCATTAAAAAAGAGCAGGCAGAGGGAAAAATCGTAGCAATGACAGGTGATGGTACAAATGACGCACCGGCACTTGCTCAGGCAGATGTTGGACTGGCAATGAACAGTGGTACAACAGCAGCCAAAGAAGCTGCAAATATGGTAGATTTGGACTCTGACCCTACAAAGGTTCTGGAGGTTGTAGAAATCGGAAAACAGCTTTTGATTACACGAGGCTCTTTAACAACCTTCAGTATTGCAAACGATGTAGCCAAATATTTTGCAATTATTCCTGCTATGTTTACTCTGGTAATTCCGCAGATGAACATTTTAAATATTATGAGCTTGTCTACACCGTTTAGCGCTATTTTGTCAGCATTGATTTTTAATGCAATTATTATTCCATGCTTAATCCCCATTGCTATGCGTGGTGTAAAATATAAACCAATGCGTTCTGAAAAAATGCTGTTAAAAAATATGAGCATTTACGGACTTGGCGGTGTAATTGTTCCATTTATCGGAATTAAATTAATTGATATTCTGGTAACGCCTTTACTGGCTTTGCTTGGATTATAA
- the kdpA gene encoding potassium-transporting ATPase subunit KdpA, which produces MLQIVLTLAIFMILVIPMGTYMYHIATKQKTFADKIFNPLDNTIYKICHIGREGMNWKQYALHLLTTNAVMVFIGYLVLRLQGILFANPNGIEAMEPTLSFNTIISFMTNTNLQHYSGESGLSYLSQMLVIIFMMFVSAASGYAACMAFCRGLAGKQKDVGNFYEDMVRITTRILIPVSFIAGLLLIWQGVPQTLEANQTVQTIEGQFQDLAMGPVASLESIKHLGTNGGGFFGANSTTPFENPTIISNLIELFSMMILPGACVITFGKMTMKRKKQENKKVLFGNQGRTIFAAMSILFIVGLTICFTSEMAGNPALEQAGLNQDMGSMEGKEVRFGIAQSTLFTTTTTSFTTGTVNNMHDTLTPLGGMVPMLHMMLNCVFGGKGVGLMNMIMYVILAVFLCGLMIGRTPEYLGKKIEGKEMKLVALVLIVHPLLILGFSALAVMTGAGQAGITNEGFHGLSQVLYEYTSSAANNGSGFEGLADNSYFWNITTGLAMFFGRYIAIVAQLAIAGSMLAKRKVNETVGTLRTDNVIFIAILVAVVYIFAALTFFPALALGPIAEHLTLWMP; this is translated from the coding sequence ATGTTACAGATTGTACTTACACTTGCAATATTCATGATACTGGTAATTCCAATGGGAACTTATATGTATCATATTGCTACAAAACAAAAGACCTTCGCCGATAAGATTTTTAATCCGCTAGACAATACCATTTACAAAATTTGTCATATCGGCAGAGAGGGAATGAACTGGAAACAGTATGCGCTGCATTTATTAACAACAAATGCGGTTATGGTATTTATCGGATATCTGGTATTAAGACTGCAAGGAATTTTATTTGCAAACCCTAATGGGATTGAAGCAATGGAGCCAACGCTTTCCTTTAATACCATTATCAGTTTTATGACAAATACAAACCTGCAGCATTATTCCGGTGAGTCAGGACTTTCCTATTTAAGCCAGATGCTGGTTATTATCTTTATGATGTTTGTATCAGCAGCAAGCGGATATGCAGCATGTATGGCGTTTTGCAGAGGACTGGCAGGAAAACAAAAAGATGTGGGTAACTTCTATGAAGACATGGTAAGAATTACCACACGTATTTTAATCCCTGTATCTTTTATCGCAGGCTTGTTACTTATATGGCAGGGCGTTCCGCAGACACTGGAAGCAAATCAGACAGTACAGACCATTGAAGGACAGTTTCAGGATTTGGCAATGGGACCGGTAGCTTCCTTGGAAAGCATTAAGCATCTGGGAACAAACGGCGGTGGATTTTTCGGTGCAAACTCTACAACACCATTTGAAAATCCAACCATTATTTCTAATTTGATAGAATTATTTTCCATGATGATTTTGCCGGGAGCATGTGTGATTACCTTTGGAAAAATGACAATGAAACGGAAAAAACAGGAGAATAAAAAAGTTCTCTTTGGAAATCAGGGAAGAACTATTTTTGCCGCAATGTCTATTCTGTTTATCGTAGGTCTTACCATTTGCTTTACATCTGAAATGGCAGGAAATCCTGCACTGGAACAGGCAGGATTAAATCAGGACATGGGAAGTATGGAAGGAAAGGAAGTCCGCTTTGGAATTGCACAATCGACTCTGTTTACTACCACAACAACTTCCTTTACCACAGGTACTGTCAATAATATGCACGATACATTAACCCCTCTTGGTGGTATGGTGCCTATGCTGCACATGATGTTAAACTGCGTGTTTGGCGGTAAAGGCGTTGGTTTGATGAATATGATTATGTACGTTATACTTGCCGTATTCCTGTGCGGCTTGATGATAGGACGTACGCCTGAATATCTGGGCAAAAAGATCGAAGGAAAAGAAATGAAGCTGGTAGCGCTGGTATTGATTGTTCATCCTCTTTTAATCTTAGGATTTTCTGCTCTGGCAGTTATGACAGGGGCAGGGCAGGCAGGTATTACCAATGAAGGATTTCATGGATTATCACAGGTTCTTTATGAATACACTTCTTCTGCTGCAAATAATGGTTCCGGATTTGAAGGACTTGCAGATAACAGCTACTTCTGGAATATTACAACAGGACTTGCAATGTTCTTTGGACGTTACATAGCAATCGTTGCACAGCTTGCCATTGCAGGAAGTATGCTTGCAAAACGCAAAGTTAATGAAACAGTTGGTACATTAAGAACGGACAATGTGATTTTTATAGCGATTTTAGTAGCAGTAGTTTATATCTTTGCCGCATTGACATTCTTCCCTGCATTGGCGCTTGGCCCTATTGCAGAGCATTTGACTTTATGGATGCCGTAA
- the kdpF gene encoding K(+)-transporting ATPase subunit F produces the protein MILLGMIILLLAGYLFYALIYPEKL, from the coding sequence ATGATTTTATTAGGTATGATTATTTTATTGCTTGCCGGATATTTGTTTTATGCTTTGATTTATCCGGAGAAACTGTAA
- a CDS encoding glycoside hydrolase family 125 protein: protein MSEQMQKTMDKFLEELRGKAKDYPELMDLFVTCYTNTLDTTVKRMENNTTHVITGDIPAMWLRDSAAQLRPYIFLAKEDEEIRELIAGLVRRQFMYINIDEYANAFNHSASGDCWEKDDPNQSPWVWERKFEIDSLCYPIQLAYLLWKNADCVTQFNEDFQKGVEKILEVFHTEQYHEEKSSYRFNRNNGYYRDTLSRDGKGALVKSGTGLIWSGFRPSDDACTYGYLIPSNMFAVVVLGYLEEIETEIYHNQELAKAAKELKDEVYQAIETIGKTFTEEFGMVYAYETDGFGMYNLMDDANVPSLLSMDYLGYPSDREIAGNTRRLLLSEANPFYFKGEKAAGIGSPHTPSNYVWHIAMAIQGLTETEQEKKMEILKTMAATTGGKGVMHEGFCCEDDTRFTREWFSWANAMYAELFLDCMGYRLEK from the coding sequence ATGAGTGAACAAATGCAGAAAACAATGGACAAATTTTTAGAAGAATTAAGAGGAAAAGCAAAAGACTATCCAGAACTGATGGATTTATTTGTAACCTGCTATACAAACACATTGGATACCACAGTAAAGAGAATGGAAAACAACACCACACATGTAATTACAGGTGATATTCCGGCTATGTGGCTGAGAGACTCCGCTGCGCAGCTTCGTCCATATATCTTCCTTGCAAAGGAAGATGAGGAAATTCGTGAGTTAATTGCAGGACTTGTGAGAAGACAGTTTATGTATATCAATATTGATGAGTATGCAAATGCTTTCAACCATTCTGCAAGCGGTGACTGCTGGGAAAAGGATGATCCAAATCAGAGCCCATGGGTATGGGAAAGAAAATTTGAGATTGACTCTTTATGCTACCCAATTCAGTTGGCATATTTATTATGGAAAAATGCAGATTGTGTAACACAGTTTAATGAAGATTTCCAGAAAGGTGTAGAAAAAATTCTGGAAGTATTCCACACAGAGCAGTATCATGAAGAAAAATCTTCTTATCGTTTTAACAGAAACAATGGATATTATCGTGATACACTTTCCAGAGATGGTAAGGGAGCATTAGTAAAATCAGGAACAGGTTTAATCTGGTCCGGTTTCCGTCCAAGTGATGATGCTTGTACTTATGGATATTTAATTCCTTCCAATATGTTTGCAGTAGTTGTTTTAGGATATCTGGAAGAAATTGAAACAGAGATTTATCATAATCAGGAGCTTGCCAAGGCAGCAAAAGAATTAAAAGATGAGGTTTATCAGGCGATTGAAACAATCGGTAAGACTTTCACAGAAGAATTCGGTATGGTATATGCCTATGAAACAGATGGTTTTGGTATGTACAACTTAATGGACGATGCCAATGTACCAAGTCTTCTTTCCATGGATTATTTGGGATATCCTTCTGATAGGGAAATTGCAGGAAATACAAGAAGACTGCTCCTTAGCGAAGCTAATCCATTCTATTTCAAGGGAGAAAAGGCAGCAGGAATTGGAAGCCCTCATACACCTTCCAACTATGTTTGGCATATTGCTATGGCAATTCAGGGACTTACAGAAACTGAACAGGAAAAGAAAATGGAAATTTTAAAAACAATGGCTGCTACAACCGGCGGCAAAGGTGTTATGCACGAAGGATTTTGTTGTGAAGACGATACTCGCTTTACAAGAGAATGGTTTTCATGGGCAAATGCCATGTATGCAGAATTGTTCTTAGACTGCATGGGATATCGTTTAGAAAAATAA
- a CDS encoding YccF domain-containing protein: MGCLGNLLWFIFGGCISGLSWCLAGCLWCITIIGIPVGLQCFKFASLSFFPFGKEVSYGGGAGSLILNIIWLVVSGLPLALEHLVFGVALCITVIGIPFGLQQFKLAKLALMPFGAEIV; this comes from the coding sequence ATGGGCTGTTTAGGGAACTTGTTATGGTTTATTTTTGGAGGCTGCATTTCCGGTCTTAGCTGGTGTCTGGCAGGATGTCTGTGGTGTATTACGATTATCGGAATTCCTGTGGGACTGCAGTGCTTTAAGTTTGCATCTTTAAGCTTTTTTCCTTTTGGAAAAGAAGTTTCTTATGGCGGAGGGGCAGGCTCTTTGATTTTAAATATTATCTGGCTGGTGGTATCAGGACTGCCACTTGCGCTGGAACATTTGGTTTTTGGGGTGGCTTTATGTATTACTGTGATAGGCATTCCTTTTGGTTTGCAGCAGTTTAAGCTTGCAAAGCTGGCGCTTATGCCCTTTGGCGCAGAAATTGTATAA
- a CDS encoding SDR family NAD(P)-dependent oxidoreductase, whose product MRLKDKVAIITGGSRGIGYATADAFLREGATVILTASSMQSAQKAVAQLKEKYPDSTVVGISPDLSDLKAVRAEFKSVTSQYGCVDILVNNAGVSESTLFTDYTEEMFDKVMDLNVKGVFNATKAASECMVARKKGVILSTSSMVSIYGQPSGIAYPTSKFAVNGLTVSLARELGPKGIRVNAVAPGITETDMMKAVPKEVIEPMIAQIPLRRLGQPEDIANAFVFLASDEASYITGVVLSVDGLART is encoded by the coding sequence ATGAGATTAAAAGATAAAGTAGCAATTATAACCGGAGGAAGCAGAGGTATTGGATATGCCACTGCCGATGCATTTTTAAGAGAAGGCGCAACTGTAATCTTAACTGCCAGTTCTATGCAGTCTGCCCAAAAAGCAGTTGCACAGTTAAAAGAAAAATACCCTGACTCCACAGTAGTAGGAATTAGCCCTGATTTAAGTGATTTAAAAGCTGTAAGAGCCGAATTTAAAAGCGTCACTTCACAATACGGATGTGTAGACATTCTTGTCAACAATGCCGGAGTTTCGGAAAGCACACTTTTTACTGATTATACAGAAGAAATGTTTGATAAAGTTATGGACTTAAATGTAAAAGGCGTATTCAATGCTACCAAAGCAGCATCTGAATGTATGGTAGCACGCAAGAAAGGTGTTATTTTAAGTACCTCTTCTATGGTAAGTATTTACGGACAGCCAAGCGGTATTGCCTATCCTACTTCCAAATTTGCGGTAAATGGTCTTACGGTATCTCTTGCACGAGAACTGGGGCCAAAAGGGATTCGTGTAAATGCAGTAGCCCCCGGAATTACAGAAACAGACATGATGAAGGCAGTTCCAAAGGAAGTCATCGAACCGATGATTGCTCAAATTCCTTTACGCCGTCTGGGACAACCGGAGGACATTGCTAATGCTTTTGTATTTCTAGCTTCTGATGAGGCTTCTTATATTACAGGCGTAGTGCTGAGTGTGGATGGGCTTGCCCGCACATAA
- a CDS encoding LysR family transcriptional regulator — MEIRNIATFLKVAGTQNFSKAAEQLGYSQSAVTVQIQQLEKELDTQLFERIGKRVYLTEKGQEFVFYANEIMRVTNRALDFSKKNSVPKGTLRIGGVESICTALLPDLILKLHKLCPEIEIVIKSGKTADLLDMAKGNDLDLIFTLDQKICNPEWPCAMQRTEEIIFVTLGKERQEKRKIQIQELVQEPFLLTERGAAYHYELERLLSERDLRISPVLEIGNTETIINLLKRGMGVSFLPEFTVRKELKRGKLRQLDTDLPGVKMYSQLLHYKNKWITPQMQVFIDMVKGEQTH; from the coding sequence ATGGAAATTAGAAATATCGCTACTTTTTTAAAGGTAGCAGGGACACAAAACTTTTCGAAAGCAGCAGAGCAGTTGGGCTATTCACAATCAGCAGTTACGGTACAGATACAACAGTTAGAAAAAGAATTAGATACACAGCTTTTTGAAAGAATAGGGAAAAGAGTTTATTTAACAGAGAAAGGGCAGGAATTTGTTTTTTATGCAAACGAAATTATGAGGGTGACGAATCGTGCCCTTGATTTTTCGAAGAAAAACAGTGTACCGAAGGGGACGTTGAGAATAGGGGGTGTAGAGTCGATTTGTACGGCATTGCTGCCTGATTTAATATTAAAGCTTCATAAGCTTTGTCCTGAGATTGAAATTGTAATTAAATCCGGAAAAACCGCAGATTTACTTGATATGGCCAAGGGAAATGATTTGGATTTGATTTTTACTTTGGACCAGAAAATTTGTAATCCGGAGTGGCCTTGTGCAATGCAAAGAACAGAAGAAATTATTTTTGTTACATTGGGAAAAGAAAGACAGGAAAAGAGAAAAATACAGATACAGGAATTGGTACAGGAACCTTTTCTTCTTACAGAGAGGGGAGCAGCCTATCATTATGAATTAGAGCGACTTTTATCAGAACGTGATTTAAGAATTTCACCTGTGTTGGAGATTGGGAATACAGAGACAATTATCAATTTATTGAAAAGGGGAATGGGTGTTTCTTTTTTGCCGGAATTTACGGTGAGAAAGGAATTAAAAAGAGGAAAACTCAGGCAGCTTGATACAGATTTACCCGGTGTAAAAATGTACAGCCAATTATTGCACTATAAAAATAAGTGGATTACACCTCAGATGCAAGTGTTTATAGACATGGTAAAAGGAGAGCAGACTCATTAA
- a CDS encoding pyridoxal phosphate-dependent decarboxylase family protein, with product MINSENILNSAQLEKEIKNFVHDFCLEKHDIHTQQVIWNAPDGQAEKIKQLGIPKDGRPANEVVQKMMNEVYQYRGDSNHPRFFGFVPGPASSISWLGDIMTSAYNIHAGGSKLAPMVNCIEQEVLKWLCTQAGFGEKSGGVFVSGGSMANITALTAARDNKLTDETLHLGVAYISDQTHSSVAKGLRIIGIPNKRIRKIPTTPDFKINTEILEKTILDDKKAGLIPFVVIGTAGTTNTGSIDPFKAIAAICQKHNLWFHIDGAYGASVLLSPKYRHLLDGTELADSLSWDAHKWLFQTYGCAMVLVKDIQHLFHSFHVNPEYLKDVQGDREHINTWDIGMELTRPARGLKLWLTLQILGTDLIGSAIEHGFQLAYWAEDILKELPDWEIISPAQLAMINFRYAPKGLSNEQTDLLNEQISEKILESGYAAVFTTVLHGKTVLRICALHPETEKEDMEKTIHLLDTYGKELYKDMK from the coding sequence ATGATAAACAGTGAAAATATTTTAAACAGCGCTCAGTTAGAAAAAGAAATCAAAAATTTTGTTCATGATTTTTGTTTGGAAAAGCATGATATTCATACACAGCAGGTCATCTGGAATGCACCGGATGGACAAGCTGAAAAAATAAAACAGTTGGGAATTCCCAAAGACGGGCGTCCTGCCAATGAGGTAGTTCAGAAAATGATGAACGAAGTATACCAGTATCGAGGAGACTCCAATCATCCACGTTTCTTTGGCTTTGTACCTGGTCCTGCTTCTTCTATTTCTTGGCTTGGTGATATTATGACATCTGCCTATAATATCCATGCAGGTGGGAGCAAACTGGCTCCCATGGTAAACTGTATTGAGCAGGAAGTGTTAAAATGGCTCTGCACTCAGGCAGGATTTGGTGAAAAATCCGGAGGTGTTTTTGTAAGCGGAGGTTCCATGGCAAATATCACAGCACTTACAGCTGCTCGAGACAACAAGCTTACAGATGAAACCTTACATCTGGGTGTTGCATATATTTCCGACCAAACACACAGCTCTGTTGCAAAAGGTCTTCGCATTATCGGTATTCCCAACAAAAGAATTCGTAAAATTCCTACTACACCGGATTTTAAAATAAATACTGAAATTTTGGAAAAAACGATTTTAGATGACAAAAAAGCCGGACTTATCCCATTTGTAGTTATCGGAACTGCCGGAACTACAAATACCGGAAGTATTGATCCATTCAAAGCTATCGCAGCTATCTGCCAGAAACACAACCTTTGGTTTCATATTGATGGCGCTTACGGCGCTTCTGTCCTGTTAAGTCCTAAATATCGCCACCTTTTAGACGGAACAGAATTGGCTGACAGTTTAAGTTGGGATGCCCATAAATGGCTATTTCAAACTTATGGATGTGCTATGGTTTTGGTAAAAGATATTCAACATTTGTTCCACAGTTTTCACGTAAATCCAGAATATTTAAAAGATGTGCAGGGAGACAGAGAACATATTAATACATGGGATATCGGTATGGAACTCACCAGACCTGCCAGAGGATTAAAACTGTGGCTCACCTTACAGATTTTAGGAACAGATTTAATCGGCAGTGCTATTGAACACGGTTTTCAGCTTGCATATTGGGCAGAAGATATTTTAAAAGAGCTTCCTGATTGGGAAATTATATCTCCAGCACAGCTTGCCATGATAAATTTCCGCTATGCCCCAAAAGGATTATCCAACGAGCAAACCGATCTTTTAAATGAACAAATTTCCGAAAAAATATTGGAAAGCGGATATGCTGCTGTGTTTACTACTGTCCTTCATGGAAAAACAGTCCTTCGCATCTGCGCCCTTCATCCTGAAACAGAAAAAGAAGACATGGAAAAAACAATCCATTTATTAGATACTTATGGGAAGGAACTTTATAAAGATATGAAATAA
- a CDS encoding toll/interleukin-1 receptor domain-containing protein produces MDKDYIWEAEYGRRNHLREILKELVRKQQAEALQMVALCVNNIPYNLELYIVVSYDRPQKEDIEEMQELFEGGGLLYRQDLTMIELLKEMGNRRFDSYTVLDEASVDVIFDGAFAFAEIGDLEKKGYIMKPLGKQSPVFISHSSKDKNEVEKLLPYLNGSGLPVWFDKYSIHIGESIVEGVQNGIESAESVIFWITRNFLLSKWCKYEMRSFVRKLIEDEILIISILDEDIAISDLPLFMQDVKALYRKEKNYEELAKEILPVMKQYVTSRINKREGMV; encoded by the coding sequence ATGGATAAAGATTATATATGGGAAGCAGAGTATGGAAGAAGAAATCATTTACGGGAAATATTAAAAGAACTTGTAAGAAAGCAACAAGCAGAAGCATTACAGATGGTAGCATTATGTGTAAATAATATACCGTATAATTTAGAACTGTATATAGTAGTTAGTTATGATAGACCTCAAAAAGAAGATATAGAAGAAATGCAGGAATTGTTTGAAGGGGGAGGGCTGTTGTATCGACAGGATTTAACAATGATAGAACTTTTAAAAGAAATGGGAAATAGACGATTTGATAGCTATACAGTTTTAGATGAAGCATCTGTTGATGTAATATTTGATGGTGCATTTGCTTTCGCAGAAATCGGGGATTTAGAAAAGAAAGGTTATATTATGAAGCCATTGGGAAAACAAAGCCCGGTTTTTATTAGTCACAGTTCTAAAGATAAAAATGAGGTAGAAAAACTACTTCCTTATTTGAACGGCTCGGGGTTACCGGTATGGTTTGATAAATATAGTATTCATATAGGCGAGTCGATTGTAGAAGGTGTACAAAATGGGATAGAAAGTGCAGAAAGTGTGATTTTTTGGATTACAAGAAACTTTTTATTGTCTAAATGGTGCAAGTATGAAATGAGAAGCTTTGTTAGAAAATTAATTGAAGATGAGATACTTATTATTAGTATTTTGGATGAAGATATTGCAATATCGGATTTACCATTGTTTATGCAGGACGTAAAAGCTTTATATAGAAAAGAAAAAAATTACGAGGAGTTAGCAAAAGAAATTTTACCGGTTATGAAGCAATATGTTACCAGTAGAATAAATAAACGTGAGGGTATGGTATGA